TACATTCCCATCCAGGGCGACGGAATACTTTGAAAAATATATCTTCCTGAGGGGGCTGACTGAGCGGCAACAGGCGCGCTGGGATGCCGTCATCACGGACATCATTAAAAAAGCCACCCTTGCGGGCGGTGGAAAACAGTTGGTACTCAAAAGCCCCTCCAACACCGGCCGAATTCCCCACCTCCTGCGCCTTTTCCCCAATGCCAGGTTCATTCATATCGCAAGAAATCCCTGCGATGTCTATTACTCGACAAACCATACATTAAGAAAGATGTTTGAGTTGTTCCTGCTGGAGGAGCATCCGGGCGATTTTTCGGACTTCGTCATCACCGAGTACAAGGCTCTAATGGAACAATACCTGAAAGACAGAGCTTTGATCCCTGAAGGCAATCTGGCAGAAGTGAAGTATGAGGACCTCGTAGCTGATCCACTGCGCGAACTGGAACGCATCTACGCGACACTCGGATTGTCCGATTGGGAAAGCGGAGGAAAGCAGGCAGTGATCGAGTACCTGAGCACACTCTCGGACTACCAAAAAAATACATTCGAGCCGGACCCTGACGCTATGGCGCGCATTTCACGGACCTGGCGGTTTGCCTTTGAAGAATGGAATTATGAACTACCAGTAAAGCTATAGACCAGCCTCAATCTATGTGCCAGTTTTAGATGAATTACTCTAAAAATCCCTCGCATTAGCCTCCACCATCACCTCAATAGCTACCAAATGCGCTGCAACGCGCACATTCATCGGCTGTGCTGTCGGGCTTTCTGACGTCACCAGATGCCCTGTATGGCCTCTCTGATACAAAGC
The Gemmatimonadota bacterium genome window above contains:
- a CDS encoding sulfotransferase, with the protein product SALMVPLRLIEKMRYGRAVARTKIAHPPIFIIGHARTGTTHLHYLLTRDPQFAIVSLFQSIAPTFFLISRGWIKRFMAKQLNPKRPQDNVKLEMDLPNEEEFAIANSSELSNVHFLTFPSRATEYFEKYIFLRGLTERQQARWDAVITDIIKKATLAGGGKQLVLKSPSNTGRIPHLLRLFPNARFIHIARNPCDVYYSTNHTLRKMFELFLLEEHPGDFSDFVITEYKALMEQYLKDRALIPEGNLAEVKYEDLVADPLRELERIYATLGLSDWESGGKQAVIEYLSTLSDYQKNTFEPDPDAMARISRTWRFAFEEWNYELPVKL